The following are encoded in a window of Lacinutrix sp. WUR7 genomic DNA:
- a CDS encoding DUF5522 domain-containing protein gives MKKFIPLEEGDYYLTPEGYKCFTEQYHLKRGYCCESGCRHCPYGFNASTSRKTIKKK, from the coding sequence ATGAAGAAATTTATACCTCTTGAAGAAGGCGACTACTACCTAACACCCGAAGGTTACAAGTGTTTCACAGAGCAATACCATTTAAAACGTGGATACTGTTGCGAAAGTGGTTGCAGACATTGTCCTTACGGTTTTAACGCTTCGACTTCACGAAAAACAATAAAAAAAAAGTAA
- a CDS encoding GEVED domain-containing protein: MMKKLHLRNALQYCKKKQFKTKFPILYLFVLCTTYCFGQTNNCSSTFVIPVNNSCITTSYNVETAFTDSMADPSCGVSQRDGWGTFTTGASTSLIDIIGTSNRRLGIAIYSGTCGSLTEIACTSPNTANTSLANITVSPNTTYFLRLMRTNNTGGNNMNGTICIVDATATCTPTNNYSASYYISGVTTAGGVSNINNTGTGFSGYTDYTSHFASQFPGFSFTLSATHPSSTYGYNVWIDWNGNGNFNDLGENVISTGYLATPATLGTITIPGAQAAGNYRMRIRNAYLSNPAPACGSFNYGEAEDYTITVLALLPCSGTPTGGTLTVSPASGNPGSTYGVTVTGYTTGTALSYQWQYSDTGGAPWTNQGTSTSSYAPLTGMLAPALGIVRTWNLVVTCTSSGLSTSSSTGTFTSEITPCTPVSTNSSNYIDDFSTTNGITNITNNNTGYTTGGYADYTSMTASQAPGGNITFSADFIYGFSGMGVGIWVDWNNDGDFNDLNEQIYDSASYITNLNFNYTIPGVAAGTYRFRILADYWETSPDPCAFDTFGPSGEAEDYLITITPLNCTDDPTSLTGTATSSTTGTFSWTGSSPAPANGYEYIVSTDNSTNTPAGDITGTTTGTTINLTGLSSGTTYYIFVRGLCNAVDFGIWTPTTFTTGCTNIITTPTVCPIIAGEQGVDPFSADPFDPDPSFSLDCSSPTLTLQAHSTIRETDSYAVEQITYVAPVYDFPILFGGSQVISTDDVWADDTTGIGFDFNFYGQCYDEVLVGANGIVTFDLVNNTPGTFCPWSFSTNIPDGANLFEQTIFGVYHDIDPSGMTNTPIRSRTVGTAPCRQFQVSWDNIPMFTDPSTFYTGMIILHETTNIIEVFIEEKKIENSGTSTWNDGNAIVGLQGDVSNGEYAAAPCRNGLDANWETTNEAWRFVPNGAIITPSSVEWFSASTGTTVLGTNSTLTVNTPDTYTAEVSYTICGNTVTLIDDVVVDQSSKTWNGSIDTNWYVHDNWTPSGVPTLSDCVLIPDIALSNNRSPIADNTNIPIGAPIPPTLASALNLTVDTNGYVEILSGTNLQVMDWIHLDGIIDIRDSGSLIQVYESGPNINDNTGNGIINMQRTVPNGVNSYDYIYWSSPTDEDFNVTDISAATGELIYEWNPTLNGVTHGDWIAASGNMSKGKGYIVRGLVPDTGVPTNTTEFSGKPQNGVITVPINRGTHTSGPYTSSGDFQATNEDDNWNLIGNPYPSAISYADFIAANPNIDGTIYFWTHQTAPSYQDSPFYYDFIYNYSDEYIDNNFTGSNPATFGGDIAAGQAFFVLMLDNATQNEEVIFNNSMRNETLINSNFYRTNESSARQSSDIERHRIWLDLISPNEIGTSILVGYIEGATNDNDRLYDGYEFAGGTISFYSLIEEERMSIQGKALPFQDTDTVPLGIVIPENGNYSIAINTLDGLFQDTNQAIFIEDTYTNTIHNLRVNPYSFNINTGTYNDRFILRYTDNALSIEDYELSGLEIIAPNNSFIKVKSGNDNISTVIVYDLLGRVLINKTEINASEIRFNNHNFSEGAYIVKAILSNGKQKIQKVVLKP; encoded by the coding sequence AATGAGAACAAATAATACTGGAGGAAATAATATGAATGGCACAATTTGTATTGTTGACGCAACCGCTACTTGCACACCAACAAACAATTATTCAGCATCATATTATATTAGTGGTGTTACAACCGCTGGAGGTGTCTCAAACATTAATAATACAGGGACAGGTTTTTCTGGTTATACCGACTATACATCGCATTTTGCCAGTCAATTCCCCGGATTCAGCTTTACACTATCAGCAACGCATCCCTCTAGCACATACGGCTATAATGTATGGATAGATTGGAATGGTAATGGAAACTTTAATGATCTTGGCGAAAATGTAATATCTACAGGATATCTAGCCACTCCTGCTACTTTAGGAACTATAACAATCCCTGGAGCTCAAGCAGCTGGCAATTATAGAATGCGCATAAGAAATGCGTACCTTAGCAATCCTGCTCCTGCTTGTGGTTCTTTTAATTATGGAGAAGCAGAAGACTATACGATTACGGTTCTAGCCTTACTCCCTTGCTCTGGCACACCAACCGGAGGAACTTTAACCGTTAGCCCTGCATCTGGTAATCCAGGTTCTACTTATGGTGTTACAGTAACCGGATACACAACAGGTACTGCTCTTTCTTATCAATGGCAATACAGTGATACTGGTGGTGCTCCTTGGACAAACCAAGGTACATCTACCAGTTCGTATGCTCCACTTACAGGTATGCTAGCTCCAGCTCTTGGAATAGTTAGAACTTGGAATTTAGTAGTAACTTGTACAAGTTCTGGCTTATCTACTTCTTCTTCAACAGGCACATTTACTTCAGAAATTACACCTTGTACACCTGTATCTACAAATTCTTCAAATTATATTGATGATTTCTCTACAACAAATGGTATAACAAATATTACAAATAACAATACGGGTTACACCACTGGTGGTTATGCAGATTACACCTCTATGACAGCTTCCCAAGCACCAGGTGGTAATATTACATTTTCTGCTGATTTTATATATGGATTTTCAGGAATGGGAGTAGGAATTTGGGTAGATTGGAATAACGATGGCGATTTTAATGATCTAAACGAACAAATCTACGATTCAGCTAGCTATATAACCAATCTTAATTTTAATTACACCATACCCGGAGTCGCTGCAGGAACTTATAGATTTCGAATTTTAGCAGATTACTGGGAAACCTCACCTGACCCATGTGCTTTTGATACCTTTGGACCTTCTGGTGAAGCTGAAGATTATTTAATTACGATTACACCGTTAAACTGTACGGATGACCCAACTAGCTTGACAGGAACCGCTACATCTTCTACTACCGGAACGTTTAGCTGGACAGGTTCTTCTCCAGCACCTGCAAATGGTTATGAGTATATCGTTTCCACGGATAATTCAACGAACACTCCTGCTGGAGATATAACAGGCACAACAACAGGAACAACTATAAATCTAACTGGTTTATCCTCAGGAACTACTTACTATATATTTGTAAGAGGCCTTTGTAATGCTGTAGATTTTGGTATTTGGACCCCCACAACATTTACTACTGGTTGTACAAATATAATAACAACACCAACTGTTTGTCCTATAATTGCTGGCGAACAAGGAGTAGACCCTTTTTCCGCAGACCCATTTGACCCAGACCCTAGCTTTAGTTTAGATTGCTCTAGCCCTACACTTACATTACAAGCACATTCCACAATAAGAGAAACAGACAGTTATGCCGTAGAACAAATAACTTATGTTGCACCTGTCTATGATTTTCCAATACTATTTGGCGGATCCCAAGTTATATCTACAGATGATGTATGGGCAGATGACACAACAGGTATTGGTTTTGATTTTAATTTTTACGGACAATGTTATGATGAAGTTTTAGTAGGTGCTAATGGTATAGTTACCTTCGACTTAGTAAATAATACACCTGGTACTTTTTGTCCATGGTCATTTAGCACAAACATACCAGACGGAGCGAACTTATTCGAACAAACTATTTTTGGAGTCTATCATGATATTGACCCATCAGGGATGACAAACACACCAATAAGAAGCAGAACAGTAGGTACTGCTCCATGTAGACAGTTTCAAGTTTCATGGGACAACATCCCCATGTTTACCGATCCTTCTACTTTTTACACAGGAATGATTATACTTCATGAAACCACTAATATAATTGAAGTATTTATAGAAGAAAAAAAGATTGAAAACAGTGGGACTTCTACATGGAATGATGGTAATGCCATCGTAGGCTTACAAGGAGATGTATCTAATGGTGAATATGCTGCAGCACCTTGTAGAAATGGCTTAGATGCAAATTGGGAAACAACCAACGAAGCATGGCGTTTTGTACCAAATGGAGCTATTATCACACCAAGTTCTGTAGAATGGTTTTCTGCAAGCACAGGAACTACTGTTCTTGGAACAAATTCCACATTAACAGTAAACACACCAGACACGTATACAGCTGAAGTATCCTATACCATCTGTGGTAATACCGTTACTTTAATAGATGATGTTGTTGTAGATCAATCTAGTAAAACATGGAACGGTTCTATTGATACAAATTGGTATGTTCATGATAACTGGACACCTTCTGGGGTACCAACCCTTAGTGATTGTGTTCTTATTCCAGACATAGCCCTATCAAATAATCGCTCACCAATTGCAGATAACACCAACATCCCTATAGGTGCTCCAATTCCTCCAACTTTGGCTTCTGCATTAAATTTAACCGTAGATACTAATGGTTATGTTGAAATTCTGTCTGGCACAAATTTACAAGTTATGGATTGGATTCATTTGGATGGAATTATAGACATAAGAGACTCTGGAAGTTTAATTCAAGTTTATGAATCTGGACCTAATATAAACGACAACACAGGTAATGGAATTATCAATATGCAACGCACAGTACCTAACGGCGTAAATTCATACGATTATATTTATTGGAGTTCACCAACCGATGAAGACTTTAATGTTACCGATATTTCAGCAGCAACAGGAGAACTAATTTACGAGTGGAATCCAACATTAAATGGAGTTACACACGGTGATTGGATTGCTGCTTCTGGAAACATGAGTAAAGGTAAAGGGTATATTGTAAGAGGCTTAGTTCCTGATACTGGCGTACCAACCAATACAACCGAATTTTCCGGAAAACCACAAAATGGTGTGATTACGGTTCCTATAAACCGAGGCACACATACAAGTGGACCTTATACATCTTCTGGAGATTTTCAAGCTACTAACGAAGATGATAATTGGAACTTAATTGGTAATCCTTACCCTTCTGCAATATCTTATGCCGACTTTATAGCTGCAAACCCTAATATAGATGGTACTATTTATTTTTGGACACATCAAACTGCTCCAAGCTATCAAGATAGTCCGTTTTATTATGATTTTATCTATAATTATAGTGACGAATATATTGACAACAATTTTACCGGTTCTAATCCAGCTACTTTTGGTGGTGACATTGCTGCAGGACAAGCTTTCTTCGTATTAATGTTAGATAATGCAACGCAAAATGAAGAGGTTATTTTTAATAACAGCATGCGTAATGAAACATTAATTAATAGTAATTTCTATAGAACAAATGAATCCTCTGCGAGACAATCTTCAGACATAGAACGCCATAGAATTTGGCTAGACCTTATTTCTCCAAATGAAATAGGAACCTCTATTTTAGTTGGTTATATTGAAGGAGCTACCAATGATAATGACAGATTATATGATGGTTATGAATTTGCTGGAGGAACTATTAGTTTTTATTCCTTAATTGAAGAAGAAAGAATGTCCATACAGGGTAAAGCGCTTCCTTTTCAAGATACAGACACGGTACCTTTAGGAATAGTAATTCCTGAAAACGGAAATTATTCTATTGCTATAAATACGCTAGATGGTTTATTTCAAGACACCAACCAAGCCATTTTTATAGAAGACACCTATACCAATACCATACATAATTTACGTGTTAATCCGTATAGCTTTAATATAAATACTGGTACGTATAATGATAGATTCATATTAAGATATACCGATAATGCTTTAAGCATCGAGGATTATGAATTATCTGGATTAGAAATTATAGCTCCTAATAATTCCTTTATAAAAGTAAAATCCGGAAACGATAACATTAGCACAGTCATAGTTTATGATCTTTTAGGAAGAGTTCTAATTAACAAAACAGAAATTAATGCTTCAGAGATTCGTTTTAATAATCATAATTTCTCGGAAGGCGCTTATATCGTTAAAGCAATACTTTCTAACGGAAAACAAAAAATACAGAAAGTGGTTTTAAAACCTTAA